The Brassica napus cultivar Da-Ae chromosome C7, Da-Ae, whole genome shotgun sequence genomic interval TATGTAAACAATATTAGATGCCAAAAAAGTTTGCACAATAGAAATTGTCAACAATATATTATGGGATCATAGTCAACCTAATAACTTCCTAAAATTCAGGAAGCCACAACTTCGGAACTTCCCACTATGCATTAAGTGATGGACAATCATAAGATTGGTTCGATTGTGGCTTTAAAAATTTAGCTGTAGATGTTTAGCTGTAGATAAATCGGTTGTAGCTGTAAAGTTGCTAGTGTAGATTTTTTTTGCAGAGACATTTAttgtagttaaatttgttgtagctgTAGCTGCAGGgtgtagatattttaaaataaaatatatgaaatatatgttgtatatataaaattattattttatatcaattaaaataatttatattaatactttttaaataaattatcaaaatttattgtaatttaaaatgatatgtaaataatatttatattatttgaatatcttaataatttaaaaacactcaaattcaaaattaaaatatttataaaagtttttttatgattatataatttatttgatattgtagattttttttttcatttacagattctacagcttataaaaagaagatgtatgatttttgcctaaaatacataagaaaaagttttgctttatttttttttgttgtagctttaaaaataaaactaaagcatgattggtaaaactaaataaaaacttgatgtagattttaatttttaaaagtaaagctACATATGATAGGTAAAATctagtgatttaaaaataaataaagctaaagtagagagtaggggtgggcattcgggtacccgttcgggttcggatcgggtattttggattttcggaTATTTCAGTATAGAGGTATAGAATCCGTTCAGGTATTTctatacttcgggtcgggttcgggtgtTTTTAGTTCTGGTTCGgctatttcggatcgggtttggatatttagattttgaaaaaaaattaaaattttcatttctcaaattttttgtatttaaaaatataactttcacttaactaatttttttatttttaatagattgaatggttaatagatttggacataacattttgaaactaaaaaatactttaatttggttattatttttaaattttggatgtaactttttgttaattattgaaataaaaagtttgacatgcatttaaAGTGAGTATTAAATCATTTTCTccgtaattatatgtatatcatatgaacttaaagtatgtgtagtatcaatataaatattttatataaaatgagatatgtaaactagaaatatatggttaattattcatatgttcggttatcttcgaatatccattcgggttcggatattacccgttcggattcggatatttaatctctcctaattcaatacccgttcagatattttgctactttggttcggatttcggttcgggtttttcggatcggattcggatgcggcttcggatatcgggtaaagtgcacACCCCTAGTAGAGAGATAAAttccaaccaatcacccccattTTTTTTGATTGGTTGctttgaataatatatttatttacgtgATTGACTGTATACAGATCCATTACTTGATTCATTATATACAAATCTCTGTTTAGATTGTATCCAATAATATCTAACGGCTATATACGAAATTCACATATTTCTAAAAAgggaatatttttaaaaggaaTATTATGATGTATATGCGCTTTAATCTCCCATAAATTTAGCCTAATTAATTACGATATTAAATATATTCTCTAACTATGTGCAGCCGCTCGCATATAAATACACATCTTCTTATCTACTCAATGCACAAATTCTCACATCACCCATAAAAATAGCTGTGCCCATAGAAAATGTTACACTCCTTAAGGATGTAAAAACATGGAAAATCCAGTCGGAGAATTCACGTTTCCGTTCAcaaaaaatttgtttgttttctggAAAAGGAAAACAGAACCTAATGGGCTAATGACGAAAACATTAATAATGCTGTGGcccaaattaattttttttttctcatgaaTTACTATAGCCCAACTTACAATGGCTTCTTAATTCAAAGTTTTTGAATTAttgtaattaatttttctttgatttttattaagTTGTTGTACgaatatatatgtacatgttagttatttatattctaaatttttataaagtaCAAATAAATTCATATACACAACCAAGGAACTGAATAATctaaacaataaattataacatataaacaATAAGAATGTTTATGTGTAGACATGCCAAATTTAAACAAGTATGGAATATgtaattcttatatatctataaaattttaatgttgAAAAATacttcttttataaaataaaaagacacatataaatataactCCAATTATTTATAGATGTGGGATTTTATATATGATACCATTGTCCGTCATAAAACTGATTGTTATCACAattgtttttgaaataaaatcgTATGGAATTACTTATTTCTATagattccaattttttttacttatcaAATACTTGCGCGGTTGCGCGAGTCAACCTAAAATTGGGTTTGGTaaataaaattaccaaaaatctGTACTTATTTTGAATGGTTTTTGTTACTTTttcagtaattttttttgttacggtctaaataatgtatttgttaaaaaaactataaaattatcaCTTTACATCTAATTTGAATCATAatatttatagtataattaaataaatcacaTACGGTTATATTTAATACTCTAATATTTTACACTTTAGAGTATTAATTTACCAAGTCAAATCAATAAAAGAAGAATACAACTGCATAGTTTATAAATGGAATCAGGAACATGAATGTCTATACAAGTGAAAACATATACTTACGAAAAACAAGCATCCGCGCGGGCGCGCGGGTCAAAAGCTagtgttttttaaaacttaacaaaaacGAATTGGGGATTTAGTTTGGGAGAAGATGATTTAGaggtataaaaatattaactatttgTATTCATACATGTAACCGGAATTGTAAGTGGTCTAGTGGTTTAGTTTTGTAACAAGGGAAGCTTTGGTCTCATGTTCCATTCCCTTAAAcaccaatttttaaaaaattccaaaacGACGTCGTATGAATTTAACAGAGAGTAGAAACAGAGATTAACCCCGTTAACTCAATCTGTTAACCATTTTAACGATGTATTAAAATTGGCTTCGTCAAACTTAGTTGAGACTTTAAATTGCTAGTCACGATAAGTTGATGCTTTAAATGATTCACGGTAAAGTTcatgtttttttcaaatcaaattagAAAGTTCATGATTTAAATGACTATTTTCCcattttgtctttgttttttttaaactattttatagttCGAGAGATAAGTAAAAGAGTGTTTAAAAGCATTGGGTTGAGCATTATACGTTAAGGTTAAGGTTAAACTATATTAGACCAGAGAGCTTTCCATTACATGTATTGTACCAGAGAGAGCTTATTTCTGGGGTCAAGACCGGTTATGTTTTGCCagtatatatttaagattggcATCAAACTTGTAACGACCAtatatatcaacatattttacattttatgttTCGTATTTGTATTCAGATCGTTATTTTATTATCAACATATAACTACTTGCGAAAAGaatcaaaataatatgttaCTATATGATTTGTGAAATATGTAATATTATACTATCGGCAACTGAATCTTTCACCAATTAATGGTTTCTAACTTTATAGAACACTACTAGTTATAGTGCTCATATTTATTCAAGATATTCTGGTATCAGCAAAGTTTAAGTGGTATCAGCGAAGTATAAGACCATCTTCgatgtatttctctatttttttttctataaagaaatatttttatagatttttttattttataaataatacatttaaCTTATAAATATTGCAAATTAACTcatttattataacttttaatttttttcataaaattgcaatattatttaaattaaacattttactACAAATGacattagaaaataataataaaacaaaataaacattatataaaacATCTCATTACTATATTTTTCCATAAATGGTCAATTAATGCATTCTGAAGTGAGAAATGAGCTTATTTATCCTTGATTTTTCTGAAACAACTTAGAAACTCTTGGAACCGATTATCTTCATCATCTGGTATTTGAACTTATGGTGGTGCAGCTTCTCTTCCAATACACTAGAAGAAGaaaattatcaatataaaatatatcattcactaaataaaaaatctgactttaaaataaaataattagtatgtaaacataaaataattagatatttttttatttattttatttataattataaaaattaaaaattagtatgtaaacaaaaatttgtgcatttatatgtaaaaattgTATTTCTTCATAAACATGTATTTTAGTTATAATCGCAAAAGTTAAATGACTATTTAGGAATGTTATTTTTTGTcctaaatataaaagaaaaatagcaatctctattatTAGAGAAGAATTAGAAGTGAGTTgaagtagttttttttattatagttttttattATAGCATATAGAGGTAAATCTAGGGGTGGGTCGGAGATGCTGGAAGGAGAGTTAAGAATTTGACTCAATAATATCTGCAAGTTTCGTCTCGTTTGACTCAGCGTGGAATGGGTGTTGATCAAACTTATTTTTTGTGGAGCGGTTGTGGATTGTTCTGATTTGAATTGCGGGTATTCACCTGACCTGCAaatcttttttgaaaaaaaatggaaaacaaattcttcataatatatattaaaaatgtttatattattttatttatataaatcccGTTTGAAGAGGTTCATATGAAATGTAATGTGAAAAATAACTCGACGCCAGgatgataaattattttcaaaaataaataactaaaatataaattaagtaattattttaaaaattttaaaatcactGTGGCCTATTCGAAATACCTGTAAATTTCAATGGAGCCGGTGTTGGTTCACTATTATTTTTGCCAGTTATGCACGTcgatttttgaattaaaaaaaaggatTCAACCTGCGGCAAAACAAATCAGACGGTGTTTGACCCGTTTCCCAACACTGAAGAGGGATTATAGAATCGAAAATATgagagaattttaattttttttcttaaattatctCTTATTGTAACaaccatttacaaaatattatatgaaatcTAAGTTTACCAAATTAGTCATTTGTACAAACTTCTCTAAATTATAACTTATtgaaatatatagattttgtcaataaaatctataaaatagtatttgttgggttttgaaatatattttttagttaatatATTGTGAACAAAAATAccaattcatatataatatttgaaacttttttaaatgacaaaacaattttttctttattatttcactttaaaaactaagaaaattaaaatgtttggaataaaaataaaatcataatttgaaaatcaattttaatttttatacacgttctatatatttgataagattaaatatatttatgaataaaatttatcatttgttttttttttaagatggaGAGAATATTTTCAGAAACCctgaatatttttcaaataacctTAAAACtcgtaataataatttttaaaaatctacatAAATCTTAGATTTCCTTGGATTTAATCATCTTTAATCCAATTCATAAGCCTAAAATCAATCAATTAATTACCATCTACGCACTTGGTAGTAATATCCACCAAACTGACCAAAGTCATGTATTTCAAATCACTTCCATATTCTACAGTAAGAGCATATTTATTGGTAAAACCCTTAAGTGTTTCTTAAGTgggttttaatgattttttatgtattaaaattagGATAAGAGACTTTGTTAAGAGACACTTAATTATAGTGATTTATTAGTGGTTTCTTAATTAAGGttcttaacaataaaaaaaatattaaccttttttaaacataaatttttaaacaaagattaaatttatttattaaataaaacaaagtcaaacacgacattttaaacatagattttaaaatacaaacatgaaaacatataaacaaatattagtaaaataaacgaTAATAATTTCAAAGAGGCATCGaagctcagttgttgtcttgATCACTtccaaatttacgccatatatgttcaaccaaatcacttTTTAGTTGTTGATGCgcttgtctatcacgaattttTGTTCGAACACTCATCTGATTGGCGATATTAGTTGGGATATCTATAGAATAggtgagatcgacatgtgaacttccgctCCCTTCTACTTGTTGGAAATCTGAGATCATATTGAGTGTATTCATCTctttcgtcttctactatcatattttGGAGTATGacacatgctctcataatctttccaatcttgactttatcccaaGAAATGGCGGGATTTTTGACAATGGCAGATTGAGCTTGCAAAACTccgaaagcacgctcgacatcttttcggacagcttcttgacgttGCGCATATAAAACTGCTTTCGGCCCTTGGGAaattggaatagattggataaatgttgcccattttggataaataccatTGGTGAGATAATAAGCCAAATGGTACTCTCTTCCGTTGACCAAGAAATTCACTTGCGGGGCTCGACCATTTATtatatcatcaaaaacaggtaagcgatcaagaacattaatatcatttaaggtacctggaggtcaaAAAAACGCATGacatatccagagatcatacgaagcaaccgcctctaaaacgattgtgggttttcccgaaccacgagaatattggtctttccaagcggtgggacaattcttgcACTcacaatgcatacaatcgatgcttcctttCATCCTGGGAAATCCATGAAGCTCTCCAATATGAAGTAGACGctgaagatcagccggtgttggtcttcttaggtactcatcgccgaacAAATTTATTATTGCTTACACAAAATTTTACACACATAAACGAGCAGTGGTTGCACCGAcccggaggtattcgtcgaccgcatcAAGCGCATAACCATATGCCAACACACGAATAGCTGatgtacacttttgaagtgcagaGAGACCAAGTCTTCTGGTAACGTCTTACTTTTGATGAAAGAATTGAACTTCATTGGAGAGGCGATCAACAATACGCATGAACAATGACTTGTTCATTCTAAGTCGTCGTCGGAATAGATTTTCAGGATATGTTGGAGCATCactaaaataatcattccataactGGAGATGACATTCTTCACGGTTTCTTTCAATAATTCTCATTTTTTCCTTGTTCTCCTTTGGTCTTCTCAAATGCTTGATCGAAAcgttgatcaaaatattgatcgaaAGTTTCATCAAACGAATCCTCAAAAGTGTCTTGAGATGAAGATGCCTTGAgatgataattttttaaaatgaaagagGAGATGAAAATTGTTTGAGAGTTTTGTTTACAAGATAGAAAATTGATTGAGTTTTGGTTACGAGATAGAAATAAAAGATGAAGATTTCTTTTAGAATTGTTTGAGATTCTTGGTTACAAGATGAAAACTGTTTGAGTTTTTGTTACGAGATAAAATGAAAGAAGAGATGAACATTTCTTTTAGATTTCTTAAAGATAGAAGATTTCTTTTTGAAAGAGAATGAAGAAAATGGTGAGAATACAAACCAATTTATAAGTGTGTGTGTGATGCAAAATTGAAACAAGAATACAAAACTATAAAGACAACAAGTGACCACAAGGACAACAAACCCGTGACTTAAAACTTTTACaaccaaaacaaacaacaaaccCGTGACTTATAACTTTTACAACcacaacaaacaacaacaacaacattaaCCCGTGACCTCTAGCTTTTACAGCCCGtgacaaacaacaacaacaacattaaCCCGTGACCTCTAGCTTTTACAGCCCGTgacaacaaacaacaacaacattaaCCCGTGACCTCTGTCTTCTTTGCTCCAAAGATATAAGCAGCCAgcaagatgaagaagaacatTTATAAGAGAACAGAAACCTCAAGAAACATTTTACCATAAACAAGCACATTTAAAAGAGAATATGAAACTTGAAAAAACATTTTACCATAAACAAGCACATTTAAAACATAACAAGAAACATTTAAAAGAGAACAGAACATAAAACTTCAAGAgaacaaaacattaaaacttCAAGAGAACACAACAAATGAACTTAAACTAAGATAACAACAACTCATTAATCAGCTTCTTCATGAGGGCTTCTTCATACTCAAGGAGAGGTTTTTTTATCGGCAATCAGACTGTCCAGTAGTCTCATCTTAGACAAGCGTTCTTTCAGGGCGAGATCATGTTGTCTTATAGACCACATAGTCTCAAACTCCTTCATCGCTTTCTCCTCAGCCATTGTCTTCTTACCATGGACCTTTGACGCTTTTACACCCAGTGGACGCTTCATGTCAGTTGCTTGAGAGCTTGAAGAATCTCCACCGTCTTCACACTTTCTTTTTTTAGAACTTCCTTCGTTTTTGGCAGCCGATGCCTCACACCACTTCTGGTCATTCCTCAGCTCTTTCCAAGCATGTTCCATGAGTAATTTTTTCTTATGGTTGGTGTAGAATATTTGATGTGCTAGTTTGAGcacatcattctcattttgaGCGCTGGTCTTCTCCCTGCTTGCAGCTTCGTAGGCTCCACATAAATTGCACACAAGATCATTGATCTTGTGCCAACGTTGCTTGCAATGCAGGGCCTCTCTCTCGCAGCCACCATCTTGACGACTTGCCGCAAAATACGCTGCTATTTTTGACCAGAAAGTGTCTGATCTTTGCTCATTGCTAACCACTGGATCTTTGCTTGTGTTAAGCCAGGAGCTAATGAGCACAATATCATCTGCAGGCGTCCACTTCCGCCTTTCTCTACGCTGTGTACCACTCTCTCCACCATCTTCGGTTTCAAAAGCTTGTGATGAAGATAGTGAAACTCTCTCTTCATAGTTACCAAACGAAATGCTTTGTTGGCTATTAAGTAGGTCAACAAATTTTGAGGTGTGGGAAGATGGATAAGAATCCATTTTGGAAGCAAGCTcaaggaagagagaaagaaaataacaGAGATGAGAAAGTGGGAAGGGAAGAACACGGTGAGAAATGTATTCAACACAGAGGAGAAGAGTTTAATAGATTGAAAAAAGCTTCAACGCATTGAAGAGAAGACTGATTAGACATTTATCCAACACATTCATCAATGTAATCCATTCATTTCTATCTAACcatatctctattattaaaagagaagtacccattaaaaaatacccttaagttttctaacttatttacacttcTATGCCattgagaattaaattaaactatctattttaatgcttgtcttttccagttaaattatgagttttccttaatcaaatttaaacttaatgtcattaaataaacctacatattttaatgcttgtcttttccatctctattattaaaagagaagtacccattaaaaaatacccctaggttttctaacttatttacacttccatgccactgagaattaaattaaactacctattttaatgcttgtcttttccagttaaattaatgagttttccataatcaaatttaaacttaatgtcattaaataaatCACATATTGTAATGCTTATCTTTTCCAGATAAATTAATGAgctttccttaatcaaatttaaacttaatgtcattaaatgaacttaaaaatacatcatatttaacgtagcttattacgtACGAGTACtgcccaataatgaacttgaattttatttttacgaaaacgtgaatcacttgacttatgtaatatttaaaatatattaactacaatataacaaatgcatataacctacctatattttagtttgaaatgatcatgttcaagttttatatagtcaacttacatcatgcatcgatcgatgtacaatattcaaaccacctatagttttcgttttctttataggatgtatcaaccaaccaatcatcccattgattttctaagctttataaaaaacaaatcaataaatacaaactcaaaatccaatatattctattaatcaaaacagaatATCTTCAATGTTGTATCgttaatgtacctattaaatatagaaactgtaaccataattacactaattataagaatagatttgagtccaaccaattgatctattacttcggtaattgatttgcttgcagaagaggaaacaataaatttaaaatttataagaatataaagatatagagattccaaccaattgcctatatttgcgtatgatttccgcataataagcttcaaattgaacattgaaaaagatagagagatttttttaatcttttaccgacacaaaattaaacaaaacaaagagttaaatgtaatttttttttgttacacttcccggaaaaaaacggttacaacatgggctTTCGTAATATggccttttaacatattaatgctatcgacatttaataattatcttgacgaaaaacaaagactataaataatttattattaataaaattatgaaattatttataatttgatgactaattcatcgtccttttttatatgttaaatttttcatagaagtttaaaaatcatttaattttctttaaacatgtataactaatttataatatatgccGTACTAAgccataatataatatttcttcatattttacattaataaccatcgtctacaattctctaattacgtcaatttgttcaatttttcatatgatatcgaatattcatcgtaaatagatggtttaagatgccaaaaaaaatatttacttggtgaatataatacatcaaatattacaaatacattatttagttaaataaataaccaaaaaccgaaaatttgATCGCGCGCGGGTCAGGGTCTAGTAAAGTATTTATTACCTAAGCCAACCATAATCTCATTTCTATCTAACCACTTAAACATCAATTTATTACCTAACCAAACACTGAACCACAAGTTAATTCATTTCAA includes:
- the LOC125590592 gene encoding glutathione S-transferase T2-like, encoding MDSYPSSHTSKFVDLLNSQQSISFGNYEERVSLSSSQAFETEDGGESGTQRRERRKWTPADDIVLISSWLNTSKDPVVSNEQRSDTFWSKIAAYFAASRQDGGCEREALHCKQRWHKINDLVCNLCGAYEAASREKTSAQNENDVLKLAHQIFYTNHKKKLLMEHAWKELRNDQKWCEASAAKNEGSSKKRKCEDGGDSSSSQATDMKRPLGVKASKVHGKKTMAEEKAMKEFETMWSIRQHDLALKERLSKMRLLDSLIADKKTSP